The Argopecten irradians isolate NY unplaced genomic scaffold, Ai_NY scaffold_0190, whole genome shotgun sequence genome segment TGAAAGGAAGATTGTACAGGAGATGGTTAAGGACAACGCCTTATTTGAAGGAAAACTTTTTAGTTTCACAGACACTGatgtaaatcatttacattgtTTTACCTGCGTATATAATACAAGAAAATGTGAcgaaattaattttttatttattgaaagcAACGCAACGCAACGTACATTACTCATGAAATCAGcaataaaaaacatatacaacaatTACTGAGATAAAGAGCGAAAtaatgaaacaagaggcccggGGGCTTTAACGATTTATATAGGAAATTAGTCAGATATGGTGTcatgacggccatcttggatttgggaaCAACCCAAAAAAGAACAACACTTGGTCAGAACctaatcaaaatcatttcaggcaagtttcagtcaaGTAGAAATAGAAAAGaagatcaaaatgtgttttcaagatggcggctgtagcgGATGTTTTGGATTTCGTATCGAACCAAACAATTAGAACACTTGGTCGGGTCACGTTAGGATTATTTCAAGCAACTGTCAGCCAAAAAGCACTGATAGAACTTaggaagaagttcaaaatatttttagttttttagttcataaataaagttatattttattcgtgaaaaaaaatgaaaatggacATTATCGTCATCTCAAGCGCAACAATATCATCACTGCCATTACAATcattttacaacaaaaacacCATTGTCATCATCAGCGTCATcttcatcaccatcaccatcatcatcctcatcatcttCATAATCATAAGCATCAACATCATAATCGTCACCATCCATACACTTACCTAGCGAGGGACAGGGTACCAGTAATCGATTTGGCGTCTGATGCATTTCGGGAAGAGCACCATCTGCTCTTCCTCAAAACTATCACAAGATTTCCTCTCCCAATATAGATCATCCTGTGGGAGTTCCTTCGTTAGGTCCGTGGACAGCTGCAGTCCACAGTTGAACAGCAGCATCGCCTTGGACCTCTCTGCGAAGTTCGCCTTGCTCTTTTTCCCAGGTCCGGACGGCTTCCACAACGCTCTCCTTTCCACCAGGCACGGCGCAGTTCCACAATGGCGGCAAGGAGACGGGCctacataaacaataaatatatcgTATACTTTCCATAAACGCTTTCAATTTACAGCATTTTCCACAATAAGTCGTACCTATGTACAAGTACCACaggccttttttacgattttttttcagttttcgtACATGTATAAGTCGCACTGGTAAATAAGTCGCACCTAAAATTTAGACCCATGTACCCATGTACCCACGTAACCCTTCATGAATCGATCGATCTCTAATGAAGCATGATAAGAAACACATATGCGACGGAAATGGTTTAGAGTTGCCATGTTTCGGATGGGCTATCCGTCATCAGACCCCTGCGCTGGAAATCCACTATAGATTCTTCCACCGAACCTTTACCGACCAGCACATCAGTACGTTGGACCTCTCCGTAAcccatttatttacattattgtcAATTGAAGAGAATGATATGCATTGTGGAATCGAGCCCAATCATCCCATGAAGCGTACTATAAATTGACTTACGTGCTCTCCATTCCTGGACTCTGGATACCATGCCACTCCATTTCCTTTTGACACTCTTTCCAATCGAACACACCGAAACCAAAAGCAGTGACATCAGGACACACACGAGGTACCAGAACATCTCTGTCCCAACCCGCTAGAAGGAAGGATACACACGATTACGTCATTTTGGGAAAGCTGGTATGTTACAAAACTCGAATAATTTGATAATCAGTACAGGGAGATATGGTGTACTTAAATGGCGCTTCTAGAAAAGAAGTAATACGCATGCATTCAAGTACACtgtaaaggttttttttaatagtttttgtTGAGTTTTCTTTCTGTAAGATATGCAATATAAAGAACGGCTAGAAATTGGTTAATATCGTGTAACAGGGTCCAAATAGTTTGTCACAAGCAGGGATTGAACCCGCTCGCTTGCCGCTCTTACGACTGAACTAAACCGTTTCTTAGCGCAAAACTAGACGGCATATGAAAAGTATTGCAATATACTTACTGATAGGATATCGGCAGACGCAGGACAAACACTCGCAGGCTCACTACCAGTGAGATAATTAAACATGTTCACGGCAAATCCTGGGTCGGGCTCCACACTGTAACAAACATATACATCTAAagttaaatatgctccaccaccgacagagtataattggtgtttaatcgtgtgtatatatgtctaattaacacctaaaaaaaatcatataaaataatttattttgctatgcaatcagcacttcattccatatacaatatagtgccacggattttttcgggatacaattaattacatgtatttttactattttcatcTTAAGTAAGATTAgtagctcaaacatttcaattgAGGTTATTGATGTAAAGTACGTAACTAAAGAATAATCCTAAACcgtttgctcctgttttggATAAAGAAATAATACCATTTGTCATAGGTTGagtatttttaaatacatgtacatgtactctgAAAATTCAATTGCCTCAAACTTATATTGTTGCTCATTTTTAAAGAAACGTGCCGTTTGGGGGGTCATGAAACTGGCCCAAGGCTTTCAACGACACAGGAGGAAACTGATCCTTACTTACCACATAAGGTCCCAATAGAGAGCAGGGCCTTGTTGCATGGCGCCCATCGTTGCCACAAACAGCAGGAAACTCCTATCCATCATGACAATCCAAGAATGCAcgtgaaaatgtaaatacaaaggAAGAGATTGACCAACTTCGACTTCACTGATTGCCAAGCAGCTTAGCAACAAagatgtgacgtcacaataggtTTTGCAGTGTTATCGATCATGACGTCATACCATTGTCGACTTAGTCAGTCACTGACAGGGTCATTGCTGCGATTGGGAATGGTGCATCGACAATAGTATTGATCTGTAATCTTTGTGAGCGATAGGTTCTCCAAACTCCAATCTCTAAATTCGGTGGCTGGTGGGAAAGgacattaaaataaagaaaaatagcGTATGCTAACGCAAAAaatattgcgtgcgaacgcaatagtTTTGCTTGTGAACGCTATACTTTATTGCGTGCGAAAGCAATACTATTGCGTGTAAACCTGACAATTACTAAATGTCAATTACTCAGTGATATATTATTGcgtacacatacaatattattgcgttcgcaaTATTTTCGCTTTATTTCTTATGTCCTTTCTCAGCCGACGTAAGTTTTAACTCTATGGTCATTAAATAAATAGTCAGAAATTTACGATAAAAACAACAAGTATTAGCTTTACAATATGATACTGACTTAGTTATTTTATCGTGTGTAGCTGTATGTTTTTGGCTATGGCCTTACTCCGGACCCATGGGAACTAACAAGGCATTCAAAATGTAGGTGACTCTCTTATGTGGCTGATATCGGCCAGGTCACACTGTTGCATTGGTGACCCCGCCAAGCGATgagcgacagtgcgacaatatTACGCGACAGTGTGGCAACAAACGGGGAAACGAATATTCACAGAAAGCCTGAATGCCAGTAGAAACCAATTGCAAATTAAATGATTTGATAAGTAGAAAgtagaaatatttgaaaactggTTGAGCATTTAATTAAACTGTAACTACAATTTATTGTCAGAGCCATGTAAAAGAAATTGGTAAAATCAGATGTATTGATATTGAATTTATAATATTGTATGGCATAGCGAATACTGATTATCAAGATTTTTATCCGAAGAcaagtactacatgtacatcaatgcATGTCAGTGGCGTCGCTAGCAGGAAATGCATGTGCAAATTGTAGAATTTTGGTATTTGTGTGGGGGGTCAGGGGGGTTCCCGTCGGCAATCCCATTGTAAAAGCGCGCGAAATGGTTTCAGCCCTCACCCCGAAATCTTCCAAatcaaaaattatatatttcggGGATCTATTAAGTTCCGTCCTGTAACATTACACTCCGGTTATTGAAAATCATTAATCTATACATTTTCTGGTAATATTTGCAAGAAAAACAATGGCCATAGAACGCCACTCTGAAGAACTCAACGTGGGGCAACGAAGTTCCCAAAAAGAAAACTGACTCGgtatttctaaaaatggaaacatcgaGTAGATATGCTATATATCGAACCTCACATGATCATTTATTCGCCAATACCAAAATCAGggcatatttaatatttttatcccaatgaaattatatatatattcaaacctGGTATAGAATGCACGAAAAGTCGTATTTGAGAGTTTCATATAGGcctattgtattttgtattgtgagACACGAATGAGACTACAGTCCAATTGGGACcacttttatattttacttttttattttatattttatagctTCATTCTCAGTCATGAATTGTTAATTTACTTAATCGTGTAATACTTATATAGCAGTATTGATAGCATAAGTTACAATCCTCTCCCCttccccccccctctctctctctccctccctccccccctctctttctctctctttctctctctctggACAAATTGCCTatacttgtatattttgtaccatATTGTGGAAAGGGTGTGTATATAAGTTGTAACTACTTGTACCCAATCCGCTTGTTAattaatgcaataaaatatgcttaaACTAAACTAAATTAAACTAAAGcctaaattgttaaaaaaaaatgttcctcTGGGGTATTGTATTTTTATGTCT includes the following:
- the LOC138312038 gene encoding uncharacterized protein, with translation MMDRSFLLFVATMGAMQQGPALYWDLMCVEPDPGFAVNMFNYLTGSEPASVCPASADILSRVGTEMFWYLVCVLMSLLLVSVCSIGKSVKRKWSGMVSRVQEWRARPSPCRHCGTAPCLVERRALWKPSGPGKKSKANFAERSKAMLLFNCGLQLSTDLTKELPQDDLYWERKSCDSFEEEQMVLFPKCIRRQIDYWYPVPR